The Chengkuizengella sediminis genome contains the following window.
GTTGTGGTTAAAAACTGACTTCTTTTCCTATTTTCATAGAGTAATATTATTTTACTCTCAAGATTTAAACAATTTGAAGTGGAAACTCTTTATTTATCGTCTAAAATCATATAATAAAAAACACAAAACAGAGAGCCTTGTGTTTACTGGGATTTTAAATTTTATTGCATATTGCAATATCCAGTATTCTACATTATTTACTATTAATTATTAACTTTAAATTGTTTAGGAGGAAAACATGAGTAAAAAAAATCGAATTAACTTTAAAAAATTGCTAGCACCTTTCGAAAAATCTAGTACCAAATCAAGTACGAGGCAAATATTGAATACATTTCTGCCGTTTTTTATACTTTGGTTCGCAGCGTATCAAAGTTTAAGTGTTTCTTTTTGGTTATCTCTTTTGTTTTCAATCCCTGCTTCAGGGTTTCTAGTACGTATTTTTATTATATTTCATGATTGTTGCCATCAATCCTTTTTCAAAAGTCGAATGAAAAATGATATTCTTGGTTCAATTAGTGGAGTTTTGACTCTGTTTCCTTATGAAAAATGGAAAAGAGAACATTCCATTCATCATGCTACGAATGGAAATTTAAACAAAAGAGGTACTGGAGATATATGGGTTCTTACAGTAGATGAATATGTAAAAGCATCATTTTGGAAAAGATTGGCATATCGGCTGTATAGGAATCCACTTGTTATGTTTGGCTTAGGTCCAATTTATATTTTAATCATTTTAAATCGTTTTAATGCAAAAGATGCAAGAAAAAAAGAACGAATCAGCACTTATATGACTAATTTATTCATTATTGCTCTATATAGTTTAATGTGTATTGTCATTGGTTGGAAAGCATTTTTAATGATTCAAGCACCCATTCTTTTTGTAAGTGGTGTATTAGGAATATGGTTATTTTATGTTCAACACCAATTTGAAGATTCTTACTTTGAAGATGAAGAAAATTGGGATTACGTTAAAGCAGCAATAGATGGCAGTTCATATTATAAATTACCAAAAATTTTACAGTGGATCACTGGGAATATTGGTTTTCATCATGTCCATCATCTTAGTTCAAAAATACCAAATTATAACTTGGAAAAAGTGCATAAATCAATATCTGAATTAAAAAAAGCGACAACGATAAAAATAGGTACTAGTTTGAAATCACTTCGTTTCAAACTTTGGGATGAAAGACGAAAAACTTTTATCAGTTTTAGAGAGTTAAAGAAATTTTATTTTAGTACGAAGGTAAATGCAAAGTAATTCATTCTTGCATCCATATATATAAATTCCTTTTAAGAAAGGTGTAAATTTCATGGGGGTTCATACATGAAATATCCATCATACTTAAAGGGTTTTTTTATTTTTAACTATTCTCTCTAGAACCAAAAACAATGATGGTCATTTATTTTAATGGGCGTGAACCCATTAACAATTTAATGCATAGGATATAGAACCAAAAAAAGATCGGTCAATCAATACAAAGACTAGAGAGGATGATATAAGTTGATTAATTATTTAGCTTTAGGTGATTCCTTAACGGTTGGTGTGGGTGCTTCGTCTCCGCAATATGGTTTTGTTCCTCAGTATATTTCAAAGACAAATAGAGAATTAAAAAAATATATCTTTTGTGAAAATATGGGTGTATCTGGTGCAACTTCAGAGGATGTTTTAGATATGGTTATTAATTTTGAGGATATTCAACTGCTAATTAAGCAAGCGGATATGATTTCCATAACAGTAGGTGGAAATGATATGAAAAATGCTGCAGTGCAATTTTTAAGAAGTAAAAATGAAAGTGTATTAGCTGCAGCCCTTAAACGATTTAATTATAATTTTGACAACATCATTGATATCATACATCAATTAAAAAAACATAATAAGAAAAATTATATGCTCAGAGGTATGAATTTATATAATCCATTTCCAAAAATACCAGGAACTGCAGTTTGGGTTAAACGATTTAATCAACATATAGAAAGCTTTGAAGGTAAGAATATTGGAATTGCTAACGTATATCCAATTTTTGTAGGTAGAGAAAAAGAATTATTATCATCAGACAATTTTCACCCGAATGGTAAAGGATATTACTTGATGGCCGAAGCGTTAAATGCACTAGGTTATTATCCATTATATAAGTGAATCTTGCTACCTCCTCATTGAAATAAAGATCTGCAATATTTAGGAAAAAGAAAAAGACGCTGTTATAGTCCCCACTGTTCATTTAATATAATGTGTTCAGACCTATCACTCTTTTTAACATTTTTAGGGGAGCATTTTCATCAAATAATAAGCACAACAATGTTGAATTTATTTCTCTTCATTTGGCCACAGTCACTAAGACTTTTTATTTGATGAAATTTACTCCTTAGATTAAAACTTCGTGTTGCACCAACTACTCATTAAAAAGTCTCGCCGAATTCTTCTATTGAGAATATTTGAGAAATGTGGTTTTGAAATAGATATTATCGGTATTAAAAGAATCCAGTCCTCAGGATGACGGTGGAGGGCCAAATCTTTCTGCTTTACAACTAGATACAGCAGATGTATTTTGTCCATCACTAGTAACTACAATTCCTTCTCCAACTTTTATAATTCTGGTCTCATCCGAAAAAGTTTCAAATTGACCAGCTACAATTTGTACCAGTTCCCCTATCATAGATTGTGCTAAGTTTGTTGTTGGCTCTTCAGTACACGAGCATTCTCCAGTACTTTTTCTAATGGGTTTTAATTTAAAATCAATTAGTGCTAAAATATCAACAGCACAAATATTATGAATTGGAATTTTGAAAATATCGCCTTCTGTTCCAAATTGATCTGATTCCAAACAAGCGATTAAATTGTCCACACTAAGCAATGTGCCACTATTGTCAGTTGTAAGAGTTAGTATTCCAACGTTCTCTCTCCCCACCAACTGCTCTAACACACATTGCATCGGACAGACACAACAATCACATATAGATTCGTCGAAGTGTCCCATAAGTCTCACCTCCATTCATATTTTAGTTAGTATATTGTATTAGTTTTGTTGGAGGTTTGACTGGACTGATGTTCCACTCTACAGATTTTCCGCTAATATACCGTATCGATCGTATCTACGTAGTCACCAAACGGATGGTTATCCTAGATGTGGTCACATCATTTTTCAAGAACGGTGATATTTCAGAACAAATTTCGATATTTTTTTGTATACTATAAATAAAAAGTATAGATAGGAAGAAATGAGGAATTATTTATGGAACATAAGTTTTATCATAATGAGATGTATCGAATTATGAAAAATCGGGATTCATCGTATGATGGATATTTTTTTATGTGTAATAAGTTAACTCAAACTTATTGTTTAATTTCATGTGAGGCAACCTTGCCTAAAACTGAAAATGTAGAATTTGTTCAAACCTATGCTGAAGCAGATGCTAAGGGCTTTCAGCCTTGTAAATTGTGTAACCCTAATGTTTTTCATGTCAAATGGGTTGACTATGTTGATACCATTGAAATCGAAGTACCTGAAGAATTTGATTTTACTGAATGTTTGGTCTTTTTAAAAAGATCAGAAGAAGAATGTTTACATAAGGTCGTCCAAAATAAACTATTTAAATTACTGAAATTTGATCAAAAATTTGTGCTGTTAGAAATATCAAGTGTTAATAGAAAAATGATCATTACATTTTTGAAGGGAATTCCTACCCATTGGATGAGAGCTCAAACTGCAAAATATATTTGGGATATGTTTGATCTTGATACAGAATTAGCCCCCTTTTATTCATCTTTAAAAAAAGATCCTATAATGGGACAGCTTATTAAAGATTATTACGGATTAAGATTAATTAAAATCAATGATTTATTTGAAGCATTATGTTGGTCTATTCTAGGACAACAGATCAATTTGAGGTTTGCTTATACTTTAAAAAAACGTTTTGTTCAGGCATATGGTGAAAAATTTACATACAAAGATGAAGATTATTGGATTTTCCCTAAGGCAAATCATATATGTGAAATCCCAATTGAAGATTTAAAGGAAATGCAGATATCAACAAGAAAAGCAGAGTATATTGTTGGGGTTGCAAAGAAGATCACGGATGGAACTTTAAATCAAAAACAATTAGGATTTGAAAACAATTATAATAAAATGGTGGATCAACTTACTTCTATTAGGGGAGTAGGAAAATGGACAGCGGATTATACGATTATGAAGTGTTATTCTATCAATAGCGCTTTTCCAATAGCAGATGTAGGAATTCACAATGCTTTAAAAGCAATCTTAGCATTAAATCAAAAACCATCTATTGATGAAATAAAGGTACTAGTTAAACAATGGACAGGTTGGGAGTCTTACGCTGCGTTTTATCTTTGGAGATCATTGTATGATTAAATAATATTTGTTTTAAAATTCTTTAATATTGGTGATTACTCATTAGTTCTAGCTGATGAGTTTTTTTCAATTGAAGTAAAAAGATGAATTGGATTGTATTATATCTATTTCTTAAAGAATGTTCATACAATAAAAACAAAAGCTTCTTGAGGGGGAATAATATTGGTTATCACTCCAGGCATTCCAAACCTTCCTTACGTTATGAAAGACGGTATTAAACATTTTACACTTGTAGCCGAACCTGTGACCCAACAATTGCTGCCGGGGTTGTATATGAATGGATGGGGGTATAATGGGTATATCCCAGGTCCTACAATACAAGTTTTTCACGGGGATAGAGTAAATATTAGAGTATATAACAAACTTCCAGAACCAACGAGTGTCCATTGGCATGGGATTGATTTACCTAATGTCATGGATGGGGTTCCAGAAGTAGAACCTTCCCCTAGAATTGATCCAAATCATTATTTTGACTATCAATTTAATATTATTAACCCACCAGGTACACATATGTATCATACACATTATCATACTGCTAAACAAGAAATGATGGGTCTTGGTGGAACTTTTATTATATTAGAACCACCTCAAAAGAAATCCGTAATTCAAAGAGACTATTTTATGATGTTACAGGAATTTGCAGTTATAGGACTTGAGAAAGGGACTTTATCACCAGGTACATATGATCTTGAACCTCTGTCGCATGAATTAAATTTCTTCACAATAAACGGAAGGTGCTTTCCTTATACAATACCACTCTTCGTTAAAGAAGGTGAAAACATACGAATTCGCATTGGTAATTTAGGAATGAATGCTCATCCCATCCATCTACATGGACACCAATTTATAGTGACTGCTACAGATGGAAATTCTTTTACAGAGAGTAATCAATATTTGAAAAACACGATTTTAGTAGGTGCTGGTGAAACATATGATACTCAGTTTTATACCAATAATCCTGGGATATGGCCATTACATTGTCATATTCCTCATCATTTATCTAATAATTCTACAACAAATACTGGTGGCATGTTTACAACTGTTGTTTATAAATAATAATAAAATCTTTCAAAGCATTGTTATTTTAAAATGAATCTATTAAAATTAAACATTTAAGAGGTAAAAACCGAAAAATTAAAAGGACTTTAACGGATTTAAAGGAGACATCAAGATGGGAACTATGATTCTACACAAACCTTCACAAAAAATACTTAATAAAATGAAGGAACTAGAAAATAGAGAAGTTACAAAATCTGAAATGATAGGGATTAACATTTATTTACTTCGAGAAATGAAACAGCTAACACAAAAAAAATTATCTGCAGAAAGTGGTTTGTCAATTTCATCAATTTCAAAAATAGAACGTGGAAAAAGAGTCTCAAATAAAACAGTTCATCAAATATGTAGTTATTTAGGGTATTCAATAAAAGAATTACAACATAAAGTCATTTTAAACTCAGAAGAAACAGGTATGGATATTAATATCCATATTAAAAAAGAGAGAAAGATG
Protein-coding sequences here:
- a CDS encoding fatty acid desaturase; this translates as MSKKNRINFKKLLAPFEKSSTKSSTRQILNTFLPFFILWFAAYQSLSVSFWLSLLFSIPASGFLVRIFIIFHDCCHQSFFKSRMKNDILGSISGVLTLFPYEKWKREHSIHHATNGNLNKRGTGDIWVLTVDEYVKASFWKRLAYRLYRNPLVMFGLGPIYILIILNRFNAKDARKKERISTYMTNLFIIALYSLMCIVIGWKAFLMIQAPILFVSGVLGIWLFYVQHQFEDSYFEDEENWDYVKAAIDGSSYYKLPKILQWITGNIGFHHVHHLSSKIPNYNLEKVHKSISELKKATTIKIGTSLKSLRFKLWDERRKTFISFRELKKFYFSTKVNAK
- a CDS encoding GDSL-type esterase/lipase family protein, whose product is MINYLALGDSLTVGVGASSPQYGFVPQYISKTNRELKKYIFCENMGVSGATSEDVLDMVINFEDIQLLIKQADMISITVGGNDMKNAAVQFLRSKNESVLAAALKRFNYNFDNIIDIIHQLKKHNKKNYMLRGMNLYNPFPKIPGTAVWVKRFNQHIESFEGKNIGIANVYPIFVGREKELLSSDNFHPNGKGYYLMAEALNALGYYPLYK
- a CDS encoding Ada metal-binding domain-containing protein, with the translated sequence MEHKFYHNEMYRIMKNRDSSYDGYFFMCNKLTQTYCLISCEATLPKTENVEFVQTYAEADAKGFQPCKLCNPNVFHVKWVDYVDTIEIEVPEEFDFTECLVFLKRSEEECLHKVVQNKLFKLLKFDQKFVLLEISSVNRKMIITFLKGIPTHWMRAQTAKYIWDMFDLDTELAPFYSSLKKDPIMGQLIKDYYGLRLIKINDLFEALCWSILGQQINLRFAYTLKKRFVQAYGEKFTYKDEDYWIFPKANHICEIPIEDLKEMQISTRKAEYIVGVAKKITDGTLNQKQLGFENNYNKMVDQLTSIRGVGKWTADYTIMKCYSINSAFPIADVGIHNALKAILALNQKPSIDEIKVLVKQWTGWESYAAFYLWRSLYD
- a CDS encoding multicopper oxidase family protein; this translates as MVITPGIPNLPYVMKDGIKHFTLVAEPVTQQLLPGLYMNGWGYNGYIPGPTIQVFHGDRVNIRVYNKLPEPTSVHWHGIDLPNVMDGVPEVEPSPRIDPNHYFDYQFNIINPPGTHMYHTHYHTAKQEMMGLGGTFIILEPPQKKSVIQRDYFMMLQEFAVIGLEKGTLSPGTYDLEPLSHELNFFTINGRCFPYTIPLFVKEGENIRIRIGNLGMNAHPIHLHGHQFIVTATDGNSFTESNQYLKNTILVGAGETYDTQFYTNNPGIWPLHCHIPHHLSNNSTTNTGGMFTTVVYK
- a CDS encoding helix-turn-helix domain-containing protein; amino-acid sequence: MGTMILHKPSQKILNKMKELENREVTKSEMIGINIYLLREMKQLTQKKLSAESGLSISSISKIERGKRVSNKTVHQICSYLGYSIKELQHKVILNSEETGMDINIHIKKERKMLDLDLELLSLLGVK